Proteins encoded by one window of Torulaspora delbrueckii CBS 1146 chromosome 2, complete genome:
- the PEX12 gene encoding ubiquitin-protein ligase peroxin 12 (similar to Saccharomyces cerevisiae PEX12 (YMR026C); ancestral locus Anc_2.576) codes for MSFYSNLPSTQNDTASIATLYPTIFEVISSQEIDTLLPASVRYLIVNYWIARNPSRFTLQINNYFHEWFDLLLKGSIEWYHISRYNSTFVDKFYGLKRFNSTNKVLVNAQANAPGKSNYWPKGLTLSAKQQRIVFLEKIILPYVRQKLDDLHSKYLAQSAFSANKPHKIKAWIIEQGYPLIKKTIYLLDLLTKLFFLSGRIGSVSFLQYLFNIEYTRITSPLEPSSTISQRKTVLDNNRLPRQNFYSLWHQCSLALTKLSQILSYSGSQAFPAFIFMLRVYQWWTTQDLTAKLQRKLNDVDKDIPRANNSDEVTYRSTDTCPICHKLIQNPAVLETGYATCYPCAIEYLPNNEGRCPVTNKRLLGCEYDSEKGKWQIISGLRRLLV; via the coding sequence ATGAGCTTTTATTCAAACCTTCCGAGTACTCAGAATGATACTGCATCGATAGCTACTTTATACCCGACGATTTTTGAAGTCATATCGTCTCAGGAGATTGATACATTACTACCGGCATCGGTCAGGTACCTAATCGTCAACTACTGGATCGCTCGGAATCCTTCAAGATTTACACTGCAAATCAACAATTACTTCCATGAGTGGTTTGATTTGCTACTAAAAGGATCCATTGAGTGGTATCATATCTCTCGTTATAACTCTACTTTTGTTGACAAGTTTTACGGTTTGAAACGGTTTAATAGTACGAATAAGGTTTTAGTCAATGCTCAGGCCAATGCTCCAGGCAAGTCTAATTACTGGCCAAAAGGTTTGACTTTGAGTGCTAAACAGCAACGTATCGTTTTCCTAGAAAAGATCATACTGCCGTATGTCAGACAGAAATTGGACGATTTGCACTCTAAATACCTTGCACAGTCTGCATTTTCGGCCAATAAACCTCACAAGATTAAAGCTTGGATCATCGAACAAGGTTATCCgttgatcaagaaaacaatATATTTGTTAGATCTATTGACAAAGCTGTTTTTCCTCAGCGGCAGAATTGGCTCGGTATCTTTCTTGCAgtatcttttcaatattgaaTACACTAGGATAACCTCACCGCTGGAACCATCGTCTACAATATCACAGAGGAAAACCGTACTCGATAATAATAGGTTGCCAAGGCAGAATTTTTACAGTCTCTGGCACCAATGCAGTCTCGCTTTAACTAAATTAAGCCAAATACTGTCATACTCCGGTTCACAAGCTTTCCCTGCATTCATTTTCATGCTGAGAGTATATCAGTGGTGGACTACTCAGGATTTGACGGCAAAGCTGCAACGGAAACTCAACGACGTCGACAAGGATATACCGAGAGCTAATAACAGCGATGAAGTCACTTATAGATCAACTGATACATGTCCGATATGTCATAAACTTATCCAAAATCCCGCCGTTCTGGAGACTGGTTACGCAACTTGCTATCCATGTGCCATTGAATACTTGCCGAATAATGAAGGAAGATGTCCGGTAACCAATAAAAGGCTTTTAGGCTGCGAATATGATTCTGAAAAGGGAAAATGGCAGATAATAAGTGGACTCAGAAGACTTTTAGTATGA
- the TDEL0B06650 gene encoding putative methyltransferase (similar to Saccharomyces cerevisiae YMR027W; ancestral locus Anc_2.578), which produces MTLPERFSTDDKGTFGEYTANARWPIIVQNAIDDMGTAIGAIVGDEECVRQGEIIRKQLIELRSSIVNDEELRQFTDEEVRVAKIPGSFNEELSRKGKVTWFHAEWLFAEVYLYRRINVLFRFEPLWADFDIFDRLKQSTFESSLYGVVELAVRFVALSKQLKQIGEDEEAMKLLFKEFVDISLWGNATDLSLLTDATIEDIKSIQGAKVRQESESKILVNDTLKAWDSLKSGSGGKRVDFVLDNSGFELYADLMLAAFLLETKLASKCIFHAKDIPYMVSDVMIKDFNLLLKDLKDRKFFPVAEKASQEALDHFADTISNHVSKGEIEVREDSFWTTDLDFWCIDASEKKYHGAEIHRDLVQSDLVIFKGDLNYRKLVGDRKWARTTPWTKAIGPLAENGITSLSLRTAKADVQVALPNGLDEKLTELWEKDHPGQGSWWCCSGKWAVICFCAGK; this is translated from the coding sequence ATGACATTGCCAGAGAGGTTTAGTACTGATGATAAGGGTACTTTTGGGGAATATACTGCCAATGCCCGTTGGCCGATAATTGTACAAAATGCGATCGATGACATGGGCACGGCTATAGGAGCGATAGTGGGTGATGAAGAGTGTGTGAGACAGGGTGAGATTATTAGGaaacaattgattgaatTGAGGTCGAGTATTGtgaatgatgaagagttgagACAGTTTACCGATGAGGAAGTTAGGGTTGCCAAGATTCCAGGGTCGTTTAATGAAGAGCTGAGTAGAAAGGGTAAAGTTACGTGGTTCCATGCAGAATGGTTGTTTGCGGAGGTTTATTTGTATAGGAGGATTAATGTTCTTTTCCGTTTTGAACCTTTGTGGGCCGATTtcgatatctttgatagattGAAGCAGTCGacttttgaatcttctttgtaTGGTGTGGTGGAATTGGCGGTTCGGTTTGTGGCATTGAGTAAACAGTTGAAGCAGATCGgtgaggatgaggaagcGATGAAATTGTTGTTTAAGGAGTTTGTGGATATCTCTTTGTGGGGGAATGCTACGGATTTGTCGTTGTTGACCGATGCTACTATTGAGGATATTAAGTCTATTCAGGGTGCAAAAGTTAGACAGGAATCTGAATCGAAGATCTTGGTCAACgatactttgaaagcttgGGACTCACTTAAAAGTGGGTCCGGTGGGAAGAGAGTGGATTTTGTTTTGGATAACTCTGGTTTCGAGCTTTATGCGGACTTGATGCTTGCCGCGTTCCTGTTGGAGACAAAATTAGCCAGCAAGTGTATTTTCCATGCAAAGGACATTCCTTATATGGTCAGTGACGTGATGATCAAGGATTTCAACCTTTtgttgaaggatttgaaagatagAAAGTTTTTCCCAGTTGCGGAAAAGGCATCTCAGGAAGCTTTGGATCATTTTGCAGATACTATTTCGAACCATGTTTCCAAGggtgaaattgaagttcgCGAGGACTCATTTTGGACTACTGATTTGGATTTCTGGTGCATTGACGCATCGGAGAAGAAATATCACGGTGCTGAGATTCATAGGGACTTGGTTCAATCCGACCTGGTGATCTTTAAAGGTGATTTGAATTATAGAAAGCTCGTGGGTGATAGGAAATGGGCACGTACGACTCCATGGACGAAAGCCATTGGACCACTGGCTGAAAATGGTATTACTTCTTTGAGTTTGAGAACCGCCAAGGCGGATGTTCAGGTTGCTTTGCCCAATGGTCTTGATGAGAAATTGACCGAACTGTGGGAAAAGGATCACCCTGGTCAGGGCTCATGGTGGTGTTGTAGTGGTAAATGGGCAGTTATTTGCTTCTGTGCTGGAAAATAG
- the FBA1 gene encoding fructose-bisphosphate aldolase FBA1 (similar to Saccharomyces cerevisiae FBA1 (YKL060C); ancestral locus Anc_2.577): MGVQEVLKRKTGVIVGDDVRALFNYAKEHKFAIPAINVTSSSVVVSALEAARDNKSPIILQTSNGGAAYFAGKGVSNEGQNASIRGAIAAAHYIRSIAPAYGIPVVLHSDHCAQKLLPWYDGMLEADEAYYKEHGEPLFSSHMLDLSEETDEENIATCVKYFKRMAAMDQWLEMEIGITGGEEDGVNNEGAHEDSLYTKPEQVFAVYKALHPISPNFSIAAAFGNVHGVYKPGNVKLRPEILGDHQKFAVKQTGAKEDKPLFLVFHGGSGSSVEDFRTGIDNGVVKVNLDTDCQYAYLEGIRDYVLNKKDYLMSMVGNPTGADSPNKKYFDPRVWVREGEKTMSKRVAKALDDFRTAGQL; encoded by the coding sequence ATGGGTGTCCAAGAAGTTCTAAAGAGAAAGACCGGTGTCATTGTCGGTGACGATGTCCGTGCCTTGTTCAACTACGCCAAGGAACACAAGTTCGCCATCCCAGCCATCAACGTCACCTCTTCCTCCGTCGTTGTCTCTGCTTTGGAAGCTGCCCGTGACAACAAGTCCCCAATCATCCTACAAACCTCCAACGGTGGTGCTGCTTACTTCGCCGGTAAGGGTGTCTCCAACGAAGGCCAAAACGCCTCCATCAGAGGTGCCATCGCTGCTGCCCACTACATCAGATCCATCGCCCCAGCTTACGGTATCCCAGTCGTCCTACACTCCGACCACTGTGCCCAAAAGTTGTTGCCATGGTACGACGGTATGCTAGAAGCCGACGAAGCCTACTACAAGGAACACGGTGAGCCTCTATTCTCCTCCCACATGTTGGATCTTTCCGAAGAAACCGACGAGGAAAACATCGCTACCTGTGTCAAGTACTTCAAGAGAATGGCCGCCATGGACCAATGGTTGGAAATGGAAATCGGTATCACcggtggtgaagaagatggtgTCAACAACGAAGGTGCCCACGAGGACTCCTTGTACACCAAGCCAGAACAAGTCTTCGCTGTCTACAAGGCCCTACACCCAATCTCTCCAAACTTCTCTATCGCCGCCGCATTTGGAAATGTACACGGAGTGTACAAACCAGGTAACGTCAAGTTGAGACCTGAAATCTTGGGTGACCACCAAAAATTCGCTGTCAAGCAAACTGGTGCCAAGGAGGACAAGCCATTGTTCTTGGTCTTCCACGGTGGTTCCGGTTCCTCTGTTGAGGACTTCCGTACCGGTATTGACAACGGTGTTGTCAAGGTCAACTTGGACACTGACTGTCAATACGCCTACTTGGAAGGTATCAGAGACTACgtcttgaacaagaaggactACTTGATGAGCATGGTCGGTAACCCAACCGGTGCTGACTCTCCAAACAAGAAGTACTTCGACCCAAGAGTCTGGGTTAGAGAGGGTGAGAAGACCATGTCCAAGAGAGTTGCCAAGgctttggatgatttcagAACTGCCGGTCAACTATAA
- the CSI1 gene encoding Csi1p (similar to Saccharomyces cerevisiae CSI1 (YMR025W); ancestral locus Anc_2.575) codes for MDEIPTVTLDRLTLIDAHYQYELICDNDNARPSGCLLLFGCESGNNLITIERCMNVPLKLNYVDDFNATFEYDSSQVDTRISLLYVTNPQLKPLGIMVFNDKFYDYTKMVEKLKAEKKDIKCLFAYEPQAGNCEKHKLYCYMMEGKQREIKFMRIDFQLQNINIALGKGSTEAKSTETVTDEEEFADEKEKITKLITKLDRIIKYLESLPNNDSKILRKVSMLVMQLKRQPTEDIEEEIMNKESEINALNIACEQWEIGTSRYFEDSI; via the coding sequence ATGGATGAGATCCCTACGGTGACATTAGATAGACTAACTCTGATAGATGCCCATTACCAGTATGAATTGATCTGTGATAACGACAATGCTCGACCTTCCGGATGTTTGTTATTATTTGGCTGTGAATCCGGAAACAACCTAATCACCATAGAGAGGTGCATGAACGTTCCTTTGAAGCTGAATTATGTGGACGATTTTAACGCAACCTTTGAATACGATTCCAGTCAAGTTGATACTCGCATCAGTCTGCTTTACGTGACGAACCCTCAGTTAAAACCTCTAGGGATCATGGTATTCAACGATAAGTTCTACGACTATACAAAGATGGTAGAGAAACTAAAggcagagaagaaagatataAAGTGTCTTTTCGCTTATGAACCTCAAGCAGGTAATTGCGAGAAGCATAAACTATATTGCTACATGATGGAAGGCAAGCAGAGAGAAATCAAGTTCATGAGAATCGACTTCCAACTACAGAACATCAATATCGCTCTGGGAAAGGGAAGCACTGAGGCTAAAAGCACAGAGACTGTtacagatgaagaggagtTTGCTGATGAAAAGGAGAAAATAACCAAGTTGATCACCAAATTGGATCGAATCATAAAATATCTCGAGAGCTTGCCGAATAACGACTCCAAAATACTGAGAAAAGTTTCTATGCTTGTGatgcaattgaaaagacaaCCAACCGAAGACATAGAGGAGGAGATTATGAACAAAGAAAGCGAAATTAACGCTCTCAATATCGCATGCGAACAATGGGAAATTGGCACGTCAAGATACTTTGAGGACAGTATTTAA